CATCGGCTGGACGGCGTTCGGCGTCCTCGCTCTCTGGCTTCGCCTCCGCGACCTCACTGCCGAGCCGATTCACCACGACGAAGTCACCGTCTACGCCTTTACCGAAACCGTCTTCACGCAAGGTTTCCCCGGCGGTCAGGTCCATCCCGACATCCCCTTCGGCTACGCCGCGACGAACGAGCTTTGCTACTTCTTCAACGCCATTGCCGAACTCGTTTTCGACGATCCGCTGCTCGTGATCCGCGTGCCGGCCGTCATTTGGTCGATGCTCACGCTGCTGATCATCGGCTACATGGGTTGGAAGTGGTTCGATGGCTACGTCGGCGCCGTCGCCGCGGTGTTGTTTGCGATTTCGCCGCACATGATCGGCTTCGCCGACTTCGGTCGCTATCTCTCGCAGGTCCAGTTCTTCAGCTTGCTGACGATGTACTGCACATACGAAGCCATCCGCGGCACGGGCAAACCGAACCTGCCGATGATGTGGGCCGCCACCATCAGCTTCATCGCGATGTATTTCAGCTGGGAGGGAACCGGCATGTTCGGCTTCGGCCTGGCGCTCGCCGTTTTCTTCCATCGCCGCCGCCATCTCTACCCGCTGCTCGCGTCGCCGCATCTCTACATCGCGTCGACGGTGCTTGTCACCTCGGTGATCGCGCAGAACGCCCATCGCATCATGCAGCAGACGCAACGGCTTTGGTACGGCGAAGGAATCAGCTCGCTCACCATCAAAGCGATGTGGCGATACCCCTTCTTCCAGCATGATTACTTCCTGATCAACTCCGCCTGGACCCGCGACGCATTCCTCCCGATGATCGCGCTCGCCATCGGGTTCATCCTCACGATCAACCACCGCTGGCGAGCGCCGTTGCGATTCTCGCTCTTCTGCCTCGTGGTGAACGCCGAAATGATGTCGGCGTTTCTCCCCGTTCGCACGAACCGTTACGCCTGCCACCTCATCGGCATCCTGATGCTGATCGCCGCCGCCGTCGTCGTCGCCGGCGCCGAGGCGCTGCTGAAGTATCTCCGCTCCACGAAACTCCCCGAAGCCTACCGCTGGTACGCCCAAGCCGTCGCGTTCCTCTCGGTCGCGGTCGCCGTCGCGCTTTGCAGCGGCTGGACCGTTCGCACTGCTGAAATGACCCGCTACGCCAGCGCCGCCTTCGACGTCAAACAACTTCGCATCCCCGACTGGGACGAGCCGACGAAGTACCTGCACGATCATCTGCAAGAAGGCGACGTTGTCATTTCCATCTTCCCGCACACGACGAATTTCAACTTCGTGTTCGACAAAGTGAAGAAGGGCAAAGAAACGCGCACCGTCGACTACTGGCTGCAAAGCCGCTTGATCATCCAAGCCACGATCGGCGACAGCACCGAATCGCCCCGCGACCGCCGCAGCGGCGCCATCATGCTCCACAACATCGACCAGGTAAAAAAACTGTTCGCCGAGAACGACCGCATCTGGTACTGCACCATGCGGATGGCCCAAGGAAAACTGAACGACGGCGAGGTCTCCGAATACCTCCGCCACCACATGGACGTCGTGAGCGAAGATTTTGCGACAGCGCTCATGGTTCGCGACAAGAACCACCGCCCGGCTCCGATTCAAGTGCAAGAAGACGAGTCGGGACAGATGGCTGCTGAGTACTTCCTCCACTAACGGACGCCGAGCGCCCGTGCCGCGTCCGCGCGGCCGAGACGACCATGCGATTCATCAACGACATCTTCACCGCCCCGGTTGGCGAAGTCTGGACGAACGAACGCGTCGCCCAGGCCTACAACCGCGCGATCGACGCTCTTCCGGCCGAGTCGCAGGAAGAGGTGCGGGCGTTCGTGAAGTTCCAACTCGTCGGCGAGCGCAGCCGCCGCAGCGTCTTGGCCGATCCGCTCGCACTCAGCGACTTCCGCTCGCACGCCGAAGCCTACGAACGAGGCGCCGACGCGGCGCTCGACCAACTCGCCGCGCAAATCCGCCCCGCCGCCGAGGCCGCCGACGTCCAGTTCGACGCCCTGATCACCACCACCTCCACCGGCAACGTCATGCCCGGCCTCAGCTACCGCCTGGCCGAACGCCTCGGCCCAGCCGTCCGCCGCGACAGCATGATGGTCGACCTCGCCAACGTCGGCTGTACCGGCAGCAGCAAGGCGCTCAATCTGGCCCGCTCGCTCGGCCCCGAGTTCCGCCACATCCTCATCGCCGCCGTCGAGCTACCGACAACGCTCATCAACGTCCACACCGCCGATCTCGACACCTGGCAAGGCAACTGCACGTTCGGCGACGGCGCCGCGGCCCTCTGGGTTTCCGACAACGTCGAATGCGGCAGCACTGCTCTCTCACTCGAAGAGTTCCAGTACCAGCAGTTCGCCGACACCGGCCTCGACCTCATCCGCTGGGGCTACAGCGACTATTTCGGCTTCCGCCTCCGCGATCACGCGACGTTCGAAAAAGACGTCAAGCAAACCGTCGCCGAGGCGCTGCTGCAGGCCGAATCCGGCTGGCGCGACGAACCCCGCTGGGCGATCCATCCCGCCGGCATCGCGTTGTTGATGCGGCTGTCGCGGGAGCTCAAAATGCCGAAGGATTCCATCCAGCCCTCGGTCGCCCACTATCGTGAAAACTCCAACATGAGCAGCGTCAGCATCCTGTTCGTGTTGAAAGAACTCGCCGCCGCCGCGGAAGTTGGCTCTGCCGTCAACTTGCTCACCATGGGCGCCGGCTTCAACGTCATTTACGGCAGAGTGCGCCGCGTGCGCTAGGAGTCCCCGTGGATCGAGACGCCATCCTGGCAACGATGAAAGCGAACTTCACCGCCGCGGAAGCCCCGGGGACGATCGAAGAATTCGCGAACACGAAGGCCGTCGACCTCTTCCAGGAGAGCATCGACGTCATCAACTTCTTGTTTTACCTCGAAGACGAGCTCGGCCCGAAAATCGACGCCTCGCAGCTCGGCCCCGCGATGGCGAACATGACGTTCGGCGAGCTGGCCGACGAACTCAACCGCGTTCTCGCA
This sequence is a window from Lacipirellula parvula. Protein-coding genes within it:
- a CDS encoding glycosyltransferase family 39 protein yields the protein MVGFALAVGDFGFRTFNPSPTPEYMISGNVQPLTLQTDDEPKKHLYLRRTWRLTEAPEQAWIKLIGHDVIEVWVNGRRAGYSKPVGFGRNTGIVMDVTPLMHAGENSIAIHVAQLVLDRPPSVSIEGECRFADGVVRDLGDFHDWKAAGVYERNGPYWFETEFEDKHWIEPTAGERIEWRCQVDFPHRSITHPREAKWISPTSSTEGAAAFAAEFDVPGTPRDGWLRILTNGSQRIALNGNLLSRDQLGLGTEQSKHARELTFDVSPLLRRGSNVISVMAETPGEKPRLLADLEATTADLHRTYLATDDSWSSAAGYPSDWLEPDFAAAEWQQCKPEIGYQGIPPRSLVRELGILDPTRAFWIERGAIHAAWILGSGLLGALGSLGVFAAMKKYVAAAEPLPVALPFLPLLVGSLAACSGALMTWDFRWAGHDVYRPVWLYSIWIGVAAQWLLLIVLISVKSLADRPALRRTFSSRAMWTASIIGWTAFGVLALWLRLRDLTAEPIHHDEVTVYAFTETVFTQGFPGGQVHPDIPFGYAATNELCYFFNAIAELVFDDPLLVIRVPAVIWSMLTLLIIGYMGWKWFDGYVGAVAAVLFAISPHMIGFADFGRYLSQVQFFSLLTMYCTYEAIRGTGKPNLPMMWAATISFIAMYFSWEGTGMFGFGLALAVFFHRRRHLYPLLASPHLYIASTVLVTSVIAQNAHRIMQQTQRLWYGEGISSLTIKAMWRYPFFQHDYFLINSAWTRDAFLPMIALAIGFILTINHRWRAPLRFSLFCLVVNAEMMSAFLPVRTNRYACHLIGILMLIAAAVVVAGAEALLKYLRSTKLPEAYRWYAQAVAFLSVAVAVALCSGWTVRTAEMTRYASAAFDVKQLRIPDWDEPTKYLHDHLQEGDVVISIFPHTTNFNFVFDKVKKGKETRTVDYWLQSRLIIQATIGDSTESPRDRRSGAIMLHNIDQVKKLFAENDRIWYCTMRMAQGKLNDGEVSEYLRHHMDVVSEDFATALMVRDKNHRPAPIQVQEDESGQMAAEYFLH